The genomic stretch GTTCTAGACTCGCTTTTTTCGACATTGCAAAATGTTTCTATCTAGAACTCAAAAGATCACATGCAGTGGCAGAGGACCGAAAAAAATTTGAGATATGGCGGGGTTGCATTGACAATCTCTACTCCTAAAAAATTGTCTAAGCGCCGTGCGTCGTCCGTCCCGGGGTGCGATCTCTTCGCCCTTGGGTTTTGGTTCAGCCTCGAGCCGTCACAGATGACTCGAGGAGCGATCGAAGCCGCTCTCGCACCTCCCCCGACCCACCCGCACGCCCTCTTTTTGCGACACCCTCCGCCGCGCTGCTGCCAACCCGCGCCGCCCccctcgcccagcgccgccgctcgccgcagcGTGCAACTCTGCCTCCCCAACGCGCGCGGGTCGCCGGATCTCCGCGTGAGATCGACGGCCCACCTCGCCGCTGCCCTGCTATCTATGCGCCGTACCCTCGCCCCCGGCCCCCTACTtcaccgccgcagccgccgcctacCCCCGCGTCGTACGTCGCCGCTCCGTCCCCGGCCGCCGGTCCGCGCCGTCCCCGGCAGATCCGCGCCGTTCTCGCCGTGCCGCCACTCTGTCCCTGACGGATCCAAGTCCCCGGCGCTCCTCGGCGCCCTCCTCGCCCGACCACCGCGCCGTCCCGACTGCCGATCTATGCTGCTCCGCGGGTCCGCCAGGTCGGTCGCCTCCCACGGCAGCAGGCTGGCCTTCGTCGTGCTGCGCCAGGGCATGGACACGGTGCAGTGCGTGGtccacgccggcggagacgaCAGCCCTGGCGTCAGCCCAGGGATGGTGCGcttcgccgcctccctcgccgcggagTCGGTCGTCGACGTCGAGGGCGTCGTCGCCACGCCCCGCGCCCCCGTGCTCCGGGCCACCGCTCGGCATGTCGAGGTCCGCGTCAGGACGATCCGCTGCGTCGCCAGGCCGGCTAGCCCGGGCCTCCCGTTCAGCCAGCCTCGACgacgcgacggcggcagcggaggcggtggagctcgagggCCATGGAGCCGGAAGACCCCGCGTGGACCAGGACACCCGCCTCAACTACAGGGCGCTCGAACTGCGAACGCCCGCGAACCAGGCGATAATCCCTGTGCCAAGTTGAGAACGTGAGTAATGAACGAACTCTAATTTGACGATACTTTTTTTTCTGATGATTCTGATCTAATTttgatagctttggataggagcgtttggagactagctatcaatgtgcctgaattttgaacttatttctttcgggtttcatctctagcctaccccaacttgatTGGGAAAAAAggatatgttgttgttgttgttgtattctGATCAAATTTGTTACTGCTAACCGAACCTGCTTATGCATCTTTCATCAGTCACCATTCACCTCGTATGATCTGTAGTTCATCGAGCACTTTGCACTTGAACTGTAAAACTAAAACCGAGCCTGCTGAACCTTTTGCAGCTTATAAGAACCGCTGCCTCCGGTGTATGCACATAATCTTACTCCAACCTTTTGCAGCTTATCAGCTTCTGTTTTCTGTTGCAGGAGAGTTTAGTTTATGTTGAGTCATGCTGCTTGTTTGCTATGCTGATATCAAGCGCAGTTTTCCAACCATGCCTACACAATTAGGAACGTCTAGGCTCTACTTCTGTTTTGTTACAATGCTTACCTAATAAACATCACTTACTTCTGGTGAATTGGTGGTACATTCTAATTTCAGATACTATCATGATTTGTTTGGCAAAGAATACTGGGTGTGTGGTACTCAATTCCCGACTATGCCCACATATCTCCATAGTGGCAAGATCTTGTTTTTAGGTTTTTTGTTGCCAACCCAGCCACCATGAGTAGCTTATGTAATTTTGGACCATTAGCTTATGCACATTGTCTCCTTTGAGCTAAACACTGAAATTGAATATGCAGAGGATCGACATCACGGAGATAAGAAATCATCCCAGTTTCAGGGAGAACCACCCGGCTGACCTAATGGAGCATTGGACGACAACACAGTGTGTGACCGGTATGAGGAGCCATGGATGAGATATGCATATTTTATATTGGCTGAGCCGATCACACTAGCAAACATATCTTTTTATACATAGAAATATTTTTATTCAGTTTATTTTAGTATCATCAAGCATCTCTCAACTATGTGATTGTTTCATCTGATTCACTTGTTTGTTTTTTAGGAATCATTTGATTCAAAATTCACTTTTTTTACTGACAAAGATGAAGACTGAACACAGGCAAGAAATATATATGTGTCCCTCTTCTGATACTGATTAAGAGTAACACAAGTATACTTTATCAGATATATATACATCATCAGTTTATATTACTGGTTTGTGCTTGTTGCTTCTATCGTCTAAATTGAGATTCATTGTAATATGCAGTTCCAgtgcttttttttaaaaaaaaaagcaaatatAGTAGCATTTTATTGcatggtttcttcttcttcttcttcttcttcttcttcttcttctttttttttttgcatatgcTCATTCCCTTCTCTTCCGTTGGATACACATCCGCCAGGCCGAGGACGGCGCCTGACGGCAGGAGCACGCGCATGGCACGTGCTCCggtttcgccgtgtgccaaggtAGCGGCACACAGCGAAACTTGGTGTTTGCCGTGTGACCGGTCCTCGCACACGGCGAACATCGCAGTTTGCCGAGTGTTCTTTATTTCCCGTGTGTTTTGTGgagacacacggcaaatagctggtttgccgtgtgcccgatatattgcacacggcaaatattcgggcacacggcgaattgcCGTTTTCCGGTAGTGACTGTTGCAGTTCTGTTCTTTTTGTTAAAAGATGCATAAATTAAGAAGTTGGTATGTATAGTCAACGATTCTTTTCTTACACTTCATTTCATCATGTGATCTCAAAACATGTTTTTTCATACTCCCACTGTTGCATTAGAAATTACATTTTTTCATGCTCATGCTCCATATATCGCTTTAAAAAAATTCAgctcccgtagcaacgcacgggtatACATCTAGTAAAGTAAAATTAAATTGAAAGCAGTATGTGCGTCGAATATGCACCTCTCAATTTAGCCTTGTGCTTTTATCCTGCTACTAGTTACCTTCTCCGTTATGCATACGATCACCTGCCAAAGTTTTGTTTACTATGTTTTAAAAATATGTGTTTATGACACGTACATCTCCACAAGTTATATACTGTAATAAAGAGAGACAATTGAATATAGTTTTCACATAGATTAGGCACACCGTCTCCTGCATAGAGGTCCCATTTGTCATACTTCGGGTTTGATAGGCATGGGGAAGACTCACTTTTCTCGATGATGCAAAATATTTCCGCCAAAATGTTTAGTACGGGCTAGCTACTAGGGGTCCTGCATGCTAAAAGTCTCTACTACGGAACCCAAGCTGAATGCTACATCTATCTATCATATGGGCATTATAAGGGATATATTCTTTCGGCTGTTTTGTTATAAAATAGTATTGCAGCaatgatattatttattttcttttcaaaataatacacatcttttttcttctataaaacaatgatgtcaattaatatccttccaaaaccatcaagcaatgatgccatttatttttcttctaaaaataatacacgtctttcttttccttccataaacaatgaTGACAATTATTatctttctaaaaaaatatcgTGAATTATGGGTGAACGCATGTGCAAAGGAAAGTATGTGTATACTAAAGGAAAGTAATATGTTAATACAcgtttttattttcctttcataAACAATGacgtcaattattatcctttcaGAAGAGAAAATGACGAGAATTATGGGTCAATTTATGTGTAAAGGAAAGTATATGTGTGCTAAAGGAAAGTTCATAAAATATAAATTACACGAACTGAATGCCAGCAATGTGATGATTTGATTCACCTCTATCACGATTGGCAAGTACTCCGATGACCATCATGAAGTTATTGCGGAGTTCAACATCAATGAGTTTGGTACCTATTGTTTGGTCAAAATCCGTTACAATGCGTAGAAATCTAATACgactttaaaaaaaatactatttaCATACCTAATACCCAAATCAATAATAATTCATAGAAACATTTAAAATTCAAACTTAGAAATCCATAAGATATATCTCCCTTGTGAAGAACGGATCAAATGAACACCTCGGGATCGCAGGGCCGATAGAAGCAACAACCACGATCAAGCCGACTCGTGAACCATGTGGCATCTCAAGGGCATCAACCACGTTCTTCTTCTACTACTACTACCAAGAATTTTGGAGTTGAAAGGAATGGCGCCTGCACTATGTGTGACACATGAATGCTATTACCCTGTATATATATGCACAGGGAGCCACCAGCATCAATGGCAAGTATAAGAGATAGAAAACATGGTTGGCTAATCTGTTTCCTTAATTGATGGGACAAATATTGGAAGGTTAACACAAATCCGACCACTTATCCCTACATAGCCGGCCAATCCCTTGATAATATGTTTCCTTAATTGATGAGGCAAATATTGAAAGGATGTCAAACATAAAAGAAGACTAATCACCTCACAAccaaaaggaaagaaatagaGAGATTTTAGGATCACCCAAAATATCATTGTCGCCTGGTATACAAACAATGGAAAGTAATAAGTTTTACCAAAATATTATTGTCGCCTGGTATACAAATAATGGAAAGTAATAAGTGGGTACAAGGGTGGGTAGATGAAAGTGcttggtgtaaaaagtattgGGATTTTGGTAGAAACATTTTGCTTCTATAAAAAATAGGTCTCCACCCCCATTTCGTCAAAACTCTGGATCTGACAAGTGGGTCCTCCGTGAGAggtaaggtggacctaactttGTTGGAAAttgttttcaattgtttcaacttttatagtatagaaatAGTATTGCAGTACTATGTGTGAACCATGCATACATGAAGAAAACTAATTAAAGAGATGAGGAACGGGTAATTAAGAAGTAACCTGGCCGTTATTACCTGAATTGGCTTGGATGATACTCCATATAGATCAGatgtcactactagaaaacattccatgggaaccggttggaaacagccttaggcaccggttttccaaccggttcccccaaaccgagaccaatggcgTCACCCTACGACCCCGGGTATttaaaccggtgccttaggcatccattggcaccggttggaaagaccaaccggtaccaaagaggctaccacgctgacgcaaggcagcccctttggtaccggttggtctttccaaccggtccCGATGACCTTTTCCCTTATTtttccaaatccagttttgtttgttatatttattactgtttattcttttataattgctaaacgcactcaatctctacagtactatacgttcattggtcatTCGTGTGTTCGATTTCACAGAATATTTGGaactaactaaaagtcaaaTGCTAGCATGTAATTAAGTTAATTAgataaactaatatatttacaaatatacaaacatcaaggcatcacgtttagaaatatttacaaatgtacaagtcatgtttgtagtccaactactggacCCCTCAGGAGCTTGATGGAAGTCccctatggatgtgaccgtcatggtagaactcgcctctaggatccaggatctcgttcaaaatgaatccagcgagctgctcgcacacggcgttgatccgatcagtagagtaacattcatcccccatttgagacatctatcatttaggaaaaaaggattaacatcatgtgcgttagtataattataaaaatatactagtgaatgGTTTGTACGTACTCTTAAGTCCTCCGTAGTaggcttcccgcatggagtctgatgtgcaagtagtcgtatacatagtacccgcaccaatcagtttcttgttgttgtctcgcacacttaaggataaacaaataaattactcaatttagaacaattgggattacttaactagacaaatctttgtgaatcaacataccagataatccattttaacgttcagttcgggcctccattgaccacgtcctttgttctttttcacaaaatttttccaaaccctgcgctcaaagttaagtttgatattcaggaattgttattaacagaaaaaggatttgattgtgtaaactgaacttacctgttcaaggggtctatgatatgttggattgcggactttggatttctcattgagtcaaagactataagattgccggtctctacggaaagtaagAGTAAAATctaatgataactgcagatatagataggatatatacatacaagcattagacgacttagtatttatttagtaatataacagattgagtcgaccaaggcttacccaaagttatatggtatgtatatataggatttgtaattttgtctagtcaacgaatcgtacatatTTTGGCACGTTGCtgtgtaattttcgttgagcattttctggttgactagcaaaggagacatgaagccgatctgatggtgccatctatgttttcggcttctttgagtctcctgtctaaacaatacaatataaattttataatgcacatatataattatgttcttgttaacaaaaagtattaatgtagaggtaagtgagacttacagaacccaaatggtgatgatatagGCGTCGAgtgcttgtcgatggtaaatgtgatataaatcttcgaagtacacccagaagtcgtcctctccgcggaagaaatcatggtcacgatacttgactccaaacattttcccttcgtcatttGACATTCGCAGGtaaccatctatgcaaattgaacatctgcgtgcctagacttttctcctcttcctcagtgacaaaaggttttccatgctggaatggagtaagaacgggagcaaCAGGGaatttccgcctccacttgccccgttgcctgCTCTAGCATTAATCCAGGGATTCTTCagcaagttcttggtcaactccttcagaaagagtgGAACATATCATTGAGTTCTATCCATAACATTTCCCTTCTGATGtggaggcacggcgtgttgctatTCTTCTGGTTTGCTCGATTTCCATagcttgtggtgatcggaattctcgcccgaacaataaccccacattggttgacaaatttcgtgctagcagcctctggagcacttggacagccctccgcgtccacttctgtgatgacctgtcttccctcca from Panicum virgatum strain AP13 unplaced genomic scaffold, P.virgatum_v5 scaffold_3800, whole genome shotgun sequence encodes the following:
- the LOC120694167 gene encoding uncharacterized protein LOC120694167, whose amino-acid sequence is MRRTLAPGPLLHRRSRRLPPRRTSPLRPRPPVRAVPGRSAPFSPCRHSVPDGSKSPALLGALLARPPRRPDCRSMLLRGSARSVASHGSRLAFVVLRQGMDTVQCVVHAGGDDSPGVSPGMVRFAASLAAESVVDVEGVVATPRAPVLRATARHVEVRVRTIRCVARPASPGLPFSQPRRRDGGSGGGGARGPWSRKTPRGPGHPPQLQGARTANAREPGDNPCAKLRTGSTSRR